Sequence from the Diorhabda carinulata isolate Delta chromosome 5, icDioCari1.1, whole genome shotgun sequence genome:
ttgagttttgaaaaaaacttttcataacAAAGTATGTCACATTGGATTTTGGGAATCTTTACATAGCTGTAATTTTAAAatcgtttgaaatatttgaaaaaacattgacatttttattaatctcCATGATGACAACCTGCcaaattttgttgaattctTAGTGGTCATACAACACATTCCTATTACCAACAAACCTGTTTGTCTGATATTAATTGTCTAAGGGTCTTTTCCGTAATAGCTCTTAGAGCATTTGTAGGTACAgttgaattatataatatacttaATACATTATCACCAATTCTTAAAGCATGACATTTATGATATTCAGAACACCAATAAGTCTCTATCCCAGCATTTTCTACAACCTCTAAATTATCACATTCATTGGataagattgaattattttgtttatcataAGAATCTTCAgacaatatcaaattatttaaaaccgCTCTATAGAAGAAAGTCCTGAGGATATCCAAACGATGAGAACTTGTTGCTGATTTCTTAGTCAGCTGTTGAGGACTTTTtgatatcatatattttttagaaacacAATTTACTAGTAGTTGcctacaaaacaataaaaatcagtACTGacacatacaaaaaaaaattctcacccCAAAATACTGGAATCAATAATATAGGAAGCAGGAAAGTTTCTGGGAATACACTGTGCAGCAGCATTTAAAATATCAGCTGAATTCCTAAAAATCTGAGTAGCAGATAACTCAATTTCATTAAGAGGAGGTGTAGGACCACACAAACAACACAATTGCACCTCTGGTATCAAAGTACATACTACAAATCTAAAAGcgacctaaaaaaataataaatattagaattattctCAACTATTGATAATTTGTCTTACAGTTGGACTCTTATGCGGTAAAAATACAGGAATATCTT
This genomic interval carries:
- the LOC130894110 gene encoding protein fuzzy homolog isoform X2; the protein is MSVYITCGTSGGGLPIFSRKKGNAETLPFSVIGSLNGIHMFGKPFGIEILDTLTDDYTISWKEFEDSGCSIDVLNRVLVDIFNTTVLIVGIKELKLQRNIERLKRELRIACPVIDRIMDSLDCGDANNKHTSDIVGFAETILCTENHLIQIVLDSFTEYVDSMFSCILVEGKIAAATESWWSLHPDELRLLSLLAVSENTTDSKDIPVFLPHKSPTVAFRFVVCTLIPEVQLCCLCGPTPPLNEIELSATQIFRNSADILNAAAQCIPRNFPASYIIDSSILGQLLVNCVSKKYMISKSPQQLTKKSATSSHRLDILRTFFYRAVLNNLILSEDSYDKQNNSILSNECDNLEVVENAGIETYWCSEYHKCHALRIGDNVLSILYNSTVPTNALRAITEKTLRQLISDKQVCW